In a genomic window of Microbacterium amylolyticum:
- a CDS encoding DNA helicase, with the protein MAVRLSKKRKKELRKLQGTANRVLEAQRLVAADAADLARAAGRQLSAVNSEVLVPEARKKYGRYVEPYVEKAQPYVEDGYVRGKRFFNKSVLPAAGSAVGRALGAYDATAAKLGKKQIIVEPPKKKSSAGAVIAAVLGIAAAVGIFVAAWKTLSADDELWVADDPAAAPDA; encoded by the coding sequence GTGGCCGTACGTCTCAGCAAGAAGCGAAAGAAAGAGCTCCGCAAGCTACAGGGCACCGCGAACAGGGTGCTTGAAGCGCAGCGACTCGTCGCCGCCGACGCAGCAGATCTTGCTCGTGCCGCCGGCCGCCAGCTCAGCGCTGTCAACAGCGAGGTTCTCGTCCCTGAGGCCCGCAAGAAGTATGGCCGGTACGTGGAGCCTTACGTCGAAAAGGCACAGCCCTACGTTGAGGACGGTTACGTCCGCGGGAAGAGATTCTTCAACAAGAGCGTTCTTCCTGCCGCTGGGAGCGCCGTCGGCCGCGCCCTCGGCGCGTACGACGCAACCGCCGCCAAGCTTGGCAAGAAGCAGATCATCGTCGAGCCGCCGAAGAAGAAGTCCAGCGCCGGTGCGGTGATCGCTGCCGTTCTCGGCATTGCGGCGGCCGTCGGCATCTTCGTCGCCGCGTGGAAGACGCTGAGCGCCGATGATGAGCTCTGGGTAGCTGACGATCCGGCGGCAGCGCCCGACGCATAA
- the dhaL gene encoding dihydroxyacetone kinase subunit DhaL, whose amino-acid sequence MAGVVTIDVLREWLTRFRDAVTEQREWLTELDSAIGDADHGANMARGMGAAVEKVVQAAPEKVDALLKTTGMALVSSVGGASGPLYGTFFLRAGASAGPVSELDGPALAAALRAGLGGVVDRGKAEPGDKTLIDALLPAVDAFEVGLASGDEELAASARRAADAAAAGRDATLDLVARKGRASYLGERSVGHLDPGAASTTLMFETLADAIAESGR is encoded by the coding sequence ATGGCGGGCGTTGTCACGATTGACGTCCTCCGCGAATGGCTCACGCGGTTCCGCGATGCTGTCACCGAACAGCGCGAGTGGCTGACCGAATTGGACTCCGCCATCGGTGACGCCGACCACGGTGCGAACATGGCGCGGGGGATGGGCGCCGCGGTCGAGAAGGTCGTCCAGGCGGCGCCCGAAAAGGTCGACGCGCTGCTGAAGACGACGGGTATGGCGCTTGTCAGCTCGGTCGGTGGAGCCAGCGGACCGCTGTACGGGACGTTTTTTCTCCGCGCTGGGGCATCAGCCGGACCCGTTTCAGAACTCGACGGACCAGCGCTCGCCGCGGCTCTGCGTGCGGGCCTGGGCGGAGTTGTCGACAGAGGAAAGGCCGAACCCGGGGATAAGACGCTGATCGACGCACTCCTGCCCGCCGTCGATGCCTTTGAAGTGGGCCTCGCGAGCGGCGACGAGGAACTCGCCGCCTCCGCCCGCCGGGCTGCTGATGCGGCGGCCGCGGGGCGCGACGCGACCCTGGACCTCGTGGCACGAAAAGGTCGGGCGAGCTACCTCGGTGAGCGTAGCGTCGGGCACCTCGACCCCGGTGCCGCGTCGACAACGCTGATGTTCGAGACTCTCGCCGACGCGATTGCGGAGAGTGGTCGATGA
- the dhaM gene encoding dihydroxyacetone kinase phosphoryl donor subunit DhaM, which yields MIGIVAVSHSARLAEATAELAAQMVPKGGVPLRLAGGAGTEADGTPILGTDAMLVATAIDELAPDTDGVIVIMDLGSAVMSAEMALEFRTSDVPVRLVPAPFVEGVLAASVSAAGGASLDAVAQEAESALLAKTAVLAPAPPSAAPEEKPNPESEIVRRVPVLNSLGIHARPAALIVGAAQGDRSVRLRALPGGAEASAASLTQLLVLSAAKGDEVELLGPVASEQAIDRIAALFHDGFGELES from the coding sequence ATGATCGGCATCGTCGCCGTTTCGCACAGCGCACGGCTTGCCGAGGCAACGGCCGAGCTGGCGGCCCAGATGGTGCCGAAAGGCGGCGTTCCGCTTCGCCTTGCGGGCGGCGCCGGAACCGAGGCGGACGGAACTCCCATCCTCGGAACCGACGCGATGCTGGTGGCCACGGCGATCGACGAGCTCGCCCCGGACACCGACGGCGTGATCGTGATCATGGATCTGGGATCCGCCGTGATGAGCGCGGAAATGGCGCTCGAGTTCCGCACGAGTGACGTTCCGGTTCGCTTGGTTCCGGCCCCCTTCGTCGAGGGGGTTCTGGCAGCGAGTGTTTCTGCCGCGGGCGGCGCGTCTCTCGACGCCGTTGCCCAGGAGGCCGAATCGGCTCTGCTGGCGAAAACGGCGGTTCTTGCCCCCGCGCCCCCCAGCGCCGCACCCGAGGAAAAACCGAACCCCGAGTCCGAGATTGTGCGCCGCGTTCCCGTTCTGAACAGCCTCGGCATCCATGCGCGCCCCGCCGCGCTGATCGTGGGGGCCGCCCAGGGAGATCGCTCTGTGCGTCTGCGCGCCCTTCCTGGCGGGGCCGAGGCATCCGCCGCGAGCCTCACCCAGCTGCTCGTGCTCAGCGCGGCGAAGGGCGACGAGGTCGAGCTTCTCGGACCCGTCGCCTCCGAACAGGCGATCGACCGCATCGCCGCCCTCTTCCACGATGGTTTCGGGGAGCTGGAGAGCTAG
- the aroQ gene encoding type II 3-dehydroquinate dehydratase translates to MSNRILLVNGPNLNLLGTREPAIYGTATLADVERIARDAAQEAGWDLRAVQSNHEGVLIDAIHTAREDCAGIVINAGAYTHTSIAIRDALHGVALPFVEVHISNVHAREDFRHTSYLSDIAACVIVGAGVAGYADAVRHLTRSSA, encoded by the coding sequence ATGAGTAACCGGATCCTTCTCGTCAACGGGCCGAACCTCAACCTGCTCGGAACACGCGAACCGGCTATCTACGGAACCGCAACACTCGCCGATGTTGAGCGCATCGCCCGGGATGCCGCGCAGGAGGCCGGGTGGGACCTGCGGGCCGTTCAGTCGAATCATGAGGGTGTGCTCATCGACGCGATCCATACTGCGCGCGAGGATTGTGCCGGCATCGTGATCAACGCCGGCGCGTACACGCACACCTCAATCGCGATTCGCGATGCTCTGCACGGTGTTGCGCTGCCGTTCGTCGAGGTGCACATTTCGAACGTGCACGCCCGTGAGGACTTTCGGCATACGTCCTATCTGAGCGACATCGCCGCGTGCGTCATCGTCGGCGCGGGCGTTGCGGGATACGCGGACGCCGTGCGACACCTCACCCGCAGCAGCGCCTGA
- a CDS encoding histidine kinase, whose translation MSALFTIALLPAFLWRRTDPLAAVAGITVLSVAFQTPQAIAGVSDAMVSTFIAITVPYALFRWGTGGARIVGGALLGAGLIVSVVLDGSGVPGAIAGLLFVGGACMFGVIRRQRVDARQGEYDRIRSAEREVLARDLHDTVAHRVSAIVIRAQAARAMPPESGHSPGRRRMTRVLIADDQPAVREGLALLLESQGFDVVGQAADGHDAVAAGDALISPGITARLLATFAGRNAHAPAEPRSPREEDVLRLLARG comes from the coding sequence GTGTCGGCCCTGTTCACGATCGCGCTGTTGCCGGCGTTTCTCTGGCGGCGTACCGACCCGCTCGCCGCCGTCGCAGGGATCACGGTATTGTCTGTTGCCTTTCAGACCCCGCAGGCGATTGCGGGCGTTTCCGATGCGATGGTGTCCACCTTCATCGCCATCACCGTCCCGTACGCACTCTTCCGGTGGGGAACGGGAGGTGCACGGATCGTCGGCGGCGCGCTGTTGGGGGCGGGGCTGATCGTGTCCGTCGTGCTCGATGGATCGGGAGTTCCCGGGGCCATCGCCGGCCTTCTGTTCGTCGGCGGTGCCTGCATGTTCGGGGTGATCCGCCGCCAGCGGGTCGATGCTCGTCAGGGTGAGTATGACCGTATCCGCTCAGCGGAGCGTGAGGTGCTGGCACGCGACCTGCACGACACGGTCGCTCACCGCGTGTCGGCGATCGTGATTCGCGCCCAAGCTGCCAGGGCGATGCCGCCAGAAAGCGGTCATTCCCCGGGGAGACGACGCATGACGCGGGTGCTGATCGCCGACGATCAGCCCGCGGTTCGGGAGGGGCTGGCGCTTCTGCTCGAGTCACAGGGCTTCGACGTGGTCGGCCAGGCGGCGGACGGACACGACGCTGTTGCCGCGGGGGACGCGCTCATCTCACCGGGCATCACCGCCCGCCTTCTCGCGACGTTCGCCGGACGCAATGCCCACGCGCCCGCGGAGCCGCGATCTCCGCGGGAGGAGGATGTGCTGCGACTTCTGGCACGGGGTTGA
- a CDS encoding aminoacyl-tRNA deacylase produces MTDPTQRVRDAAARRGVDIEIRESPPASSLEEAATLRGIDPSDIVKTLVVKGKGDQFLFVLVPGDRAISWTKLRKTVGVNKLRLPDADQALDATGYVRGTIVPFGSTTEWPVYADERMKGKRISMGAGAHGHTLFVDADSLLASYDATVADITEPIDVIR; encoded by the coding sequence ATGACAGACCCCACACAGCGGGTCCGAGACGCCGCAGCCCGTCGGGGTGTCGACATCGAGATCCGAGAGTCGCCGCCTGCCTCGTCTCTCGAAGAAGCCGCGACGCTCCGCGGAATCGATCCGTCGGACATCGTCAAGACGCTTGTCGTGAAGGGCAAGGGAGATCAGTTCCTCTTCGTGCTCGTCCCCGGTGATCGCGCGATCTCCTGGACCAAACTGCGCAAGACGGTCGGCGTCAACAAGCTGCGCCTGCCCGACGCCGATCAGGCGCTCGATGCCACGGGGTACGTGCGTGGCACGATCGTCCCGTTCGGCTCGACAACCGAATGGCCCGTATATGCCGATGAACGCATGAAGGGGAAGCGTATTTCGATGGGGGCTGGTGCGCACGGCCACACGCTCTTCGTCGACGCCGATTCGCTTCTGGCCTCATACGACGCGACGGTTGCCGATATCACCGAGCCGATCGACGTCATTCGTTAA
- a CDS encoding rhomboid family intramembrane serine protease: protein MTAIFIVTAVTYLLQMVSIVAPGFQVQAWLMFYAPYLYPEFGTFQPWRIVTAAIVHSGFWHVALNMIALWMVGRILEPMLGGGRFLTTYLMSAAGGSAAVALLSFGTPVVGASGAVFGLFGALLVIGRSVGANMTGLFIVLGINLVLGFVPVFNISWQAHVGGLAVGALIGLIFSRTRRPDQRRRQTFFLVLLGLGLMAAFAVPPLTGYLTLTR, encoded by the coding sequence ATGACCGCGATCTTCATCGTCACGGCCGTGACCTACCTGTTGCAGATGGTGAGCATCGTCGCCCCGGGCTTCCAGGTACAGGCCTGGCTGATGTTCTACGCCCCGTATCTGTATCCCGAATTCGGGACCTTCCAGCCCTGGCGTATAGTGACGGCGGCCATCGTCCATTCGGGCTTCTGGCACGTTGCGCTCAACATGATCGCGCTGTGGATGGTCGGACGCATTCTCGAACCGATGCTCGGCGGCGGACGATTCCTCACGACGTATCTAATGAGCGCTGCGGGCGGATCCGCCGCTGTTGCGCTGCTGTCGTTCGGAACGCCGGTTGTCGGCGCTTCCGGGGCGGTCTTCGGCCTGTTCGGGGCGCTCCTCGTCATTGGCCGGTCGGTCGGGGCCAACATGACGGGGCTGTTCATCGTCTTGGGCATCAACCTCGTGCTCGGTTTCGTTCCCGTCTTCAACATCTCGTGGCAGGCGCACGTCGGCGGTCTCGCTGTTGGCGCGCTGATCGGCTTGATCTTTAGCCGCACGCGTCGCCCCGATCAGCGCCGTCGGCAGACGTTCTTTCTCGTCCTTCTGGGCCTGGGGCTGATGGCCGCGTTCGCGGTTCCGCCGCTGACGGGGTATCTCACCCTCACGCGCTAG
- the dhaK gene encoding dihydroxyacetone kinase subunit DhaK: MKKLINAPEDVLVESLTGVALAHPELSVDLETHVITRATPKAEGKVAIVSGGGSGHEPLHGGFVGPGMLDAAVAGEVFTSPTPDRVQAATQAVDRGAGVLHIVKNYTGDVLNFEMAAELAAMDGIEVQSIIVNDDVAVQDSLYTAGRRGVGLTVLLEKIVGAAAEEGQTLSDVADLAARVNAQGRSMGMALTSCTVPAAGKPTFDLPDDQMEIGIGIHGEPGRHREALAPAKEIARQLLEPILADIDVTGSPAIVMLNGMGATPLIELYLMYGEVAEQLKEAGVTIERNLVGNYITSLDMAGCSLTVLKADDEMLRLWDAPVQTPGLRWGV; this comes from the coding sequence ATGAAAAAGCTCATCAACGCACCGGAGGATGTTCTCGTCGAGTCGCTCACGGGGGTGGCATTGGCGCACCCCGAGCTCTCGGTAGACCTGGAGACCCACGTGATCACCCGGGCGACGCCCAAGGCGGAGGGCAAGGTGGCCATCGTCTCGGGCGGGGGGTCTGGTCATGAGCCCCTTCATGGCGGATTCGTCGGGCCGGGCATGCTCGACGCCGCCGTCGCAGGAGAGGTCTTCACCTCGCCAACGCCCGACCGCGTTCAGGCCGCGACGCAGGCGGTCGACCGCGGGGCCGGAGTTCTGCACATCGTGAAGAACTACACGGGTGACGTACTGAACTTCGAGATGGCTGCGGAACTGGCCGCCATGGACGGTATCGAGGTGCAATCGATCATCGTGAACGATGATGTCGCCGTTCAGGACTCGCTGTATACGGCGGGGCGCCGCGGCGTTGGACTCACGGTGCTGCTGGAGAAGATCGTTGGTGCGGCGGCAGAAGAAGGACAGACGCTGTCCGATGTCGCGGATCTCGCGGCGCGCGTGAACGCTCAGGGACGCTCCATGGGAATGGCGCTGACCAGCTGCACGGTGCCGGCCGCGGGTAAGCCCACCTTCGATCTGCCCGATGACCAGATGGAGATCGGTATCGGGATTCACGGGGAACCCGGGCGTCACCGGGAGGCCCTGGCCCCCGCGAAAGAGATCGCCCGTCAGCTGCTCGAGCCGATTCTGGCGGATATCGACGTCACGGGATCCCCGGCGATCGTGATGCTCAATGGCATGGGCGCAACACCGCTGATCGAGCTCTATCTCATGTACGGCGAGGTTGCGGAGCAGCTGAAGGAAGCGGGTGTCACCATCGAGAGAAATCTGGTCGGCAACTACATCACCTCGCTCGATATGGCGGGGTGTTCGCTGACGGTGCTGAAAGCCGACGACGAGATGCTGCGGCTGTGGGATGCCCCCGTGCAGACCCCGGGCCTCCGGTGGGGCGTCTGA
- a CDS encoding DUF2306 domain-containing protein, whose amino-acid sequence MNTSSRLPAREWWLLAALLLLAIIPSIAGGARLGDAVVSQVTAENARFVAALIPIVLHIVGTATLAFLTLGVVAIRRRRFAEHGAWMIRAYGLAMGAGTQVRTAGLPLVIFGPPDEPSRAITMIAGWALNAAIAEVIIVRRRVRSGPGAPEHQKVSVR is encoded by the coding sequence ATGAACACGTCATCTCGTCTTCCGGCACGCGAGTGGTGGTTGCTTGCGGCGCTGCTGCTCTTGGCTATCATCCCCTCCATTGCGGGCGGTGCGCGTCTCGGTGACGCGGTGGTCAGTCAGGTGACCGCCGAGAACGCCCGGTTTGTTGCCGCCCTCATTCCCATCGTTCTCCACATCGTCGGAACCGCCACCCTCGCTTTTCTGACACTGGGCGTTGTCGCGATCCGTCGACGACGCTTCGCCGAGCACGGGGCGTGGATGATCCGTGCCTACGGGCTGGCGATGGGGGCGGGAACTCAGGTCCGAACCGCGGGTCTGCCGCTTGTCATCTTCGGGCCACCCGACGAACCGTCACGTGCCATCACGATGATCGCCGGCTGGGCGCTCAACGCCGCTATCGCCGAGGTGATCATCGTGCGGCGCCGAGTGCGATCAGGGCCGGGGGCTCCCGAGCACCAGAAGGTATCGGTACGGTGA
- a CDS encoding peptidylprolyl isomerase — translation MTQHTAVATVHTNHGDIVINLFGDHAPVTVENFIGLSTGEKAWTDPRTGEAGEGALYKDVIFHRIIPNFMIQGGDPLGQGIGGPGYNFDDEIHPELNFSEPYVLAMANAGKRRNGFGGVSGTNGSQFFITTAPTPHLMGAHTIFGAVADDASKKVVDAIGVVATGAQDRPLEDVVISSIDIEKL, via the coding sequence ATGACTCAGCACACCGCCGTCGCAACGGTCCACACGAACCATGGCGACATCGTGATCAACCTCTTCGGGGACCACGCCCCCGTTACTGTCGAGAACTTCATCGGACTGTCCACTGGCGAAAAGGCATGGACAGACCCGCGCACGGGCGAGGCGGGCGAGGGCGCTCTGTACAAGGACGTCATCTTCCACCGCATCATCCCGAACTTCATGATCCAGGGTGGCGACCCACTCGGTCAGGGCATCGGTGGCCCCGGGTACAACTTCGACGACGAGATCCACCCCGAACTGAACTTCTCCGAGCCCTATGTTCTCGCAATGGCCAACGCGGGGAAGCGTCGCAACGGCTTCGGTGGCGTCAGCGGCACCAACGGATCGCAGTTCTTCATCACAACCGCTCCCACGCCGCACCTGATGGGCGCGCACACGATCTTCGGCGCCGTGGCTGACGACGCATCGAAGAAGGTCGTCGACGCGATCGGTGTTGTAGCAACGGGCGCTCAGGACCGCCCCCTGGAAGACGTCGTCATCTCGTCGATCGACATCGAGAAGCTCTAA